The genomic segment ATGAACTGCTTACTCACGAACCGCGCGAAGTCCGAGATCTTATAAACGACGACCGTGGGCTTGAGCCGGTACATCAGCTCGAAGCCGACCGATCCGGATACGGCGATGCACGCGTCCGCGGCTTCGATCACTTCCGGCGTTCGGCCGACGTACAACTCGGCGGTGATGCCCGATCCCGCCAAATGTTGCCGGATCGTCTTCGCAAGTCGCTCGTTGTACCCGGCGATCAGGAATAGCGTTCCCGGAACGGCTTCCCGAATGCGGGCGGCGGCCGCGAGCATTAAGGGAAAGTTCGCCGTCACTTCCTGGTTCCGCGACCCCGGAAGCAGAGCGACAATCGGTACACCCTCGGCCCGGCGGGCGGCGACGAACGCGAGATCAATCTGCTGTTCGGCCAGTTCGTCGAAGTAGGGGTGTCCGACGTAATGCGTTCGGACGCCCCGCTGCCGGTACCACGTCTCCTCGAATGGCAGCGCGGTCAGGACCGTATCCGCCCAGCGGTTCATTTTGCTGACCCGCCACCCGGCCCAGGCCCATAGCTGTGGCGGCACGAAGTAGAATACCGGAACGCCGACCCGGTGAGCCCGTTTGATCAACGCCCAGTGAAAACCGGGGTAGTCGATGACGACGAGTGCGGCCGGGCGTTTGGACCGGAGGTAGACTTCCGCCCGGCGGACAATTTTGAAGAACGTGGGAAGATTGACCAGCACCCGACCGACCCACATCACGGCGAGGTTCGTGAGCGGGTAAAGGAGTTTTACCCCGGCGCCGGCCATCTTGTCGCCGCCGAAGCCGACGATCGAAAGTTCGGGTGCGCGTTCGTGGAGTACGCGGGCGAGGTTGGCCCCGTGCAAATCGCCGCTCGGTTCGCCGGCACTGAGGAAAAGTTGCATCAACGGCTTCCCTGCCGCGGTTCAGACGGGTGGAAATAACCCCCGCGAGAGGGGTAACGCAATGGATAGGAGAGTCGCGGGGTGGTGAACCGCGGTTTTATTCCGGGGCGCCGTTCGACGCTTCGACGGGCGCGGCTTTTCGCACGGCCGCCGCGTCATCCGCCTCGACCGGGGCGGCGGCCGGCGTTCTCTTGCCGCCGGGCAACTCGGTGGGGTCGGCCACTTTACGGTAGCCGAGCGACCGGAGGACTTCGAGAACCTCGCTCCACGTCGGGAACGGGCGCCGGTTTTCCCGCTTGTAGCGGTCCATCGCCTTCATGAAGTCCGTTTCGTCGTCCGAGTAATCGCGTTCGCAGGTGGTCGGGTCGATCAACCTGCGCCGCTCACTGTTCTTCCGGGCCGTGGCCGCGTTGGCGGCCCGGCGGCGGTCCGTGGCGACCGGGATATTCCGCTTCCGCCGGTCGTTCGGGAACGCGGAGGCCGGCTGCGAATCGTCGCCCTGGTCAACGGGCGGGGTCGCGTTGGGAGACGTCGGGTTCATGTGGTTGCTGGCCATCGCATCCTCTCGACCGGGGGTGATCGGGATGCAGGGATGATGACGATTAGCGGGGGTGCCAAATCGTCAGATATCCGAGGGACGAACGGTATCTTTAAAGTACCTGGGCTCGGGGGCGTGTCAATCGGGATTCACCCCCCGTGCGGCGCGTGTAAGTCTTTCAATTGGGTACTTGTTACGGATCGGAAATTTCCTCCGATCCCGCCGGTCGTAGCGATTTCGGCCGCCCGCCGGTCGATCAAAGCTGGTAGCGAGAAATCCGTCCCGCCCGCGGGTGTCTGCGATGTCACACTTCGAGGCAGCCAACCTGATCCGTGTGTTCGACTTTTACCTCACGGTCATGTTCCTGCTCAGTTTCGCCCGCCGTTACCCAGTTTACTGGGAAACGGCACGCCTGCTCGTCGCCCTCCGCGGGCGGTGGCCCCGTCTCGTCCAGCGGTTGAAGCAGCACCACGGGGCTCTCGTGACGGCCGAAGTCCTTCGCCCCCTGGCGGTCGCGTTCGCCCTGACCGTGGTACAGATGGTCTGCTCCCGGCTGATCTACCCGCAGGCGCAACTTGCGGTACAAGAAGTGGAAGCGAGTTGGTGGCGGATGCTTATCGTGCTGGTCGCTATGATCCCGATGATCGCCGTGGACGCTTACTTTCTGATCCGCGTCGGCCAGTTCAACCGCCTCGAAACGGAAAAATACATGGACCAGGCCGAACACTGGCTCCGGTCGTGGCACGCCCCGGCAATCCGGGCGGTGACTTTCGGCTACATCAACCCACGACGAATCGTCGACGAGGAAGTGAAAAAGAGCCTCGACCAACTCGGCCAGACTGTGAGCTGGGCTGCATGGTGGGTGTCGGTCCAAGTCGCGTGCCGGGTGGCGTTTGGGCTGTCGATCTGGTTGCTGTGGGCCTTCGGATGACTGTTTGAGGCCGGAGAGTCCCATTGGTAGGAATGTGGATCACTCCTTCGTACCGATACAAAACAGCCACTTTCGTCCTTTAAGATAGATCCGTCCGTCGGCTACGGCCGGAGAAGCCGACCCGCCGTCGTCCAAGTCGTTCGTTGCCAGGATGTCCAACTTCGGCCCGGCCGCCAATACGTAGCTCCGACCCGCGCTTGCCAGGAAGAGGTGGCCGTCCGGTGTCGCCACCGGGCTCGACGCGGTCGATACCCTGGACAGGCGCTCCGTGAACGCGACTTTGCCCGTATCCATTCGCACGCAGGTAAGGACTTCGGGCGAACGGAGTCGATAGAGGTAAGGCCCGGATACGACCGGCGACGACAACCCCTCACTCGGCTGCTGGACGGTCCACTTCAGGTGCGTCTTGGTCACGTCGCCGGTGCCGGTCGGGTCGACGGCGATGCCGGGTCCACCGCGACCGCTATCGATGTACACCACCCCGTCCGCAAAGACCGGCGAAACGGTGTCGCCCTTGGCCGCACACGTCCACAACATCTTGCCGGAGGTCGGGTCGAGCCCCTGGATTGCGTTCGAGGCTGAAACGAGGAGCTGGGACCGGCCGCCGACCTCGGCCAGAACCGGGGTGCTGTGGGCGAAACCCACGCTCGGCCGCTTATCCTCCCACACGACGGCCCCGGTCTTCTTGTCGAGGGCGAGCAGCCGCGATTGTTTGTCCGTCTGATCGCATTGCAGGAGGACCGTGTCCCGGAACAAGACCGGGCTGGCCGAAAGGGCGACGTCGAACTTGTAGGGAGCGATTTCCGCCCGCCAAACCGGCTTCCCGTCGAAATCGAGGGCCGCGACGACGGAGGAGCCGAAGACGGCGTAGACGCGCTCGCCGTCGGCCGCCGGGGTGGGCGCGGTGTAGCCCCCGCGGAGGTCGTTCAGCAGCCACGGCCCCGGCGGGACGGTCACGTCCCAGAGTCGCTTGCCGTCGGTCGTGCGATAGCAGGCGACGTGATG from the Fimbriiglobus ruber genome contains:
- the lpxB gene encoding lipid-A-disaccharide synthase; this encodes MQLFLSAGEPSGDLHGANLARVLHERAPELSIVGFGGDKMAGAGVKLLYPLTNLAVMWVGRVLVNLPTFFKIVRRAEVYLRSKRPAALVVIDYPGFHWALIKRAHRVGVPVFYFVPPQLWAWAGWRVSKMNRWADTVLTALPFEETWYRQRGVRTHYVGHPYFDELAEQQIDLAFVAARRAEGVPIVALLPGSRNQEVTANFPLMLAAAARIREAVPGTLFLIAGYNERLAKTIRQHLAGSGITAELYVGRTPEVIEAADACIAVSGSVGFELMYRLKPTVVVYKISDFARFVSKQFIVCKYISLVNLVADEEVYPEFLTTKDSSPEIAAHIVGWLTKPESRERLVERLHALRTTVAVPGACERAADFILGRISASQIGTSSQLVGSQAG
- a CDS encoding PQQ-binding-like beta-propeller repeat protein, with product MRRLWLGFMVAVGGPAVGLGTAGDWPGWRGPTGMGQVDGKLPVTWGGPENTNVRWKVSLPGVDSTVGMDQNQSSPIVSRGRVFVTMSYWPAKVDSKKFPEHHVACYRTTDGKRLWDVTVPPGPWLLNDLRGGYTAPTPAADGERVYAVFGSSVVAALDFDGKPVWRAEIAPYKFDVALSASPVLFRDTVLLQCDQTDKQSRLLALDKKTGAVVWEDKRPSVGFAHSTPVLAEVGGRSQLLVSASNAIQGLDPTSGKMLWTCAAKGDTVSPVFADGVVYIDSGRGGPGIAVDPTGTGDVTKTHLKWTVQQPSEGLSSPVVSGPYLYRLRSPEVLTCVRMDTGKVAFTERLSRVSTASSPVATPDGHLFLASAGRSYVLAAGPKLDILATNDLDDGGSASPAVADGRIYLKGRKWLFCIGTKE